A window of Cryptomeria japonica chromosome 3, Sugi_1.0, whole genome shotgun sequence contains these coding sequences:
- the LOC131045105 gene encoding ras-related protein RABA5c: protein MEEEDYLFKVVLIGDSAVGKSNLLARYARDEFHVNSKATIGVEFQTQSMEIDDKDIKAQIWDTAGQERFRAVTSAYYRGTLGALVVFDITRRPTFENVARWLQELRMHSDMNVVTMLVGNKCDLEKLREVPIEESKAFAEAEKLFFMETSALNATNVNDAFQVVIREIYNNTSRKVLSNSHKSESALGSSNRVTLMGNGDGETVKGLKKYSCC, encoded by the exons ATGGAAGAGGAGGATTACTTGTTCAAGGTGGTGTTGATAGGGGATTCTGCAGTGGGGAAGTCAAATCTGCTTGCTCGATATGCCCGGGACGAGTTTCATGTGAATTCAAAGGCGACAATTGGAGTGGAGTTTCAGACCCAGAGCATGGAGATCGATGATAAGGACATCAAGGCCCAAATTTGGGACACTGCTGGTCAGGAGAGATTTAGGGCTGTCACATCTGCTTATTACAGGGGTACTCTCGGTgcccttgttgtttttgatatcACCAGGAGACCCACCTTTGAGAATGTTGCTCGTTGGCTCCAAGAGCTCAGGA TGCATTCTGATATGAATGTTGTGACAATGCTGGTTGGAAACAAGTGTGATTTAGAGAAACTCAGAGAGGTACCAATTGAAGAAAGTAAGGCCTTTGCTGAAGCAGAGAAGTTGTTTTTCATGGAGACTTCTGCATTGAACGCAACAAATGTTAATGATGCTTTTCAAGTTGTAATTAGGGAGATTTACAATAACACGAGTAGAAAAGTGTTATCCAATTCTCACAAATCTGAATCGGCATTAGGTAGTAGCAACAGGGTCACACTTATGGGGAATGGAGATGGTGAAACAGTGAAGGGGTTAAAGAAATATTCATGCTGCTAA
- the LOC131045115 gene encoding remorin 1.4-like encodes MKKATAEARLRKGEEKLEKRRAEYVEQIRNEMAYAHKKGDEKRAKAEVNKGKCLIRVEEEAAIKHHTVNHQLSYHCPSCLKGP; translated from the exons ATGAAAAAAGCAACAGCTGAAGCTCGTTTGAGAAAGGGAGAG GAAAAATTGGAAAAGAGGAGAGCAGAGTATGTTGAGCAGATTAGAAATGAGATGGCATATGCTCATAAAAAAGGTGATGAGAAAAGAGCAAAGGCAGAGGTGAACAAGGGTAAGTGTTTGATTAGAGTAGAGGAGGAAGCAGCAATTAAGCATCATACAGTTAACCATCAACTCAGTTATCACTGCCCCTCTTGCCTTAAAGGGCCATAG